From one Nitrospira sp. MA-1 genomic stretch:
- a CDS encoding CsbD family protein, with protein sequence MNADQFKGKWMQFKGEFKQQYGKFTNDALRQIKGIDDTIIGKVQERYGDKKDALMKWEKQGQNSSTAETAHPNIP encoded by the coding sequence ATGAACGCAGATCAATTCAAAGGAAAATGGATGCAGTTCAAAGGTGAATTCAAGCAGCAGTATGGCAAGTTCACCAATGATGCCTTACGGCAGATCAAAGGAATTGACGACACCATTATCGGCAAGGTGCAGGAACGGTACGGCGACAAAAAAGATGCACTCATGAAGTGGGAGAAACAAGGCCAGAACTCGTCTACGGCCGAGACGGCACACCCAAATATACCCTGA
- a CDS encoding response regulator — translation MIKQHILVVDDNAAIRNLLKIRLEYSGHTVDLAENGGEGLMMLAQAEYDLVLLDYMMPGITGLTVLEHIKERYPSLAVVMLTGHSDGHMEGQAIAAGARACLYKPFNWVELEDILRCSVGTAS, via the coding sequence ATGATCAAGCAACACATTCTCGTGGTCGACGACAACGCTGCCATTCGTAATCTGCTAAAAATCCGCTTGGAATATTCCGGGCACACGGTAGATCTTGCTGAAAATGGTGGTGAAGGATTGATGATGCTCGCACAGGCGGAATATGACCTCGTCCTCCTCGATTATATGATGCCTGGAATCACGGGTTTGACGGTCTTAGAGCACATCAAGGAGCGGTATCCTTCCCTAGCGGTCGTCATGCTCACCGGGCATTCTGACGGCCACATGGAGGGCCAGGCGATTGCGGCAGGGGCGCGGGCCTGTCTGTATAAACCATTTAATTGGGTGGAGTTGGAAGACATCCTTCGTTGCTCGGTCGGCACGGCTTCATAA
- a CDS encoding Crp/Fnr family transcriptional regulator — protein MAPKRTPSFNPKTFLRQVGNGKTIISCEKNRVLFSQGDAADAVYYILEGKVTLTVVSKRGKEAVVAILEPATFFGEACLTGQVLRLEAATTAGVAKIVRIGKAAMIQVLHEEPTFSELFLAHLLVRSLRIQEDLVDQLFNSSEKRLARLLLLMAHFGKESEPETVIAKLSQETLADMIGTTRSRVSFFMNKFRKLGFIEYDSGLDKELHVHRSLLNVVLHD, from the coding sequence ATGGCACCTAAACGAACACCCTCGTTCAATCCGAAAACCTTCCTGAGACAAGTCGGGAACGGCAAAACCATTATATCGTGTGAAAAAAACCGTGTTCTTTTTTCGCAAGGAGATGCGGCAGATGCCGTCTATTACATTCTGGAAGGAAAAGTCACGCTCACGGTCGTGTCCAAGCGCGGCAAAGAGGCCGTTGTGGCCATTCTGGAACCAGCGACCTTTTTTGGGGAAGCCTGTCTCACCGGGCAGGTATTGCGTTTGGAGGCCGCGACGACGGCCGGTGTCGCAAAGATTGTACGCATTGGGAAAGCGGCCATGATCCAGGTGCTTCACGAAGAACCCACCTTCTCCGAACTCTTCCTCGCCCATCTCCTGGTTCGAAGCCTCCGCATCCAAGAGGATCTGGTCGATCAGCTCTTCAATTCCAGCGAGAAACGACTGGCGCGCCTGCTGCTCCTCATGGCCCATTTCGGCAAAGAAAGCGAACCGGAGACCGTCATTGCGAAATTAAGTCAGGAAACGCTTGCGGATATGATCGGCACCACGCGCTCTCGCGTGAGTTTCTTTATGAATAAGTTTCGAAAACTGGGCTTCATTGAATACGACAGCGGATTGGACAAGGAGTTGCACGTGCACAGGTCTCTTCTGAATGTCGTCCTCCACGACTAG
- a CDS encoding DUF3015 family protein — translation MITYFRHLYRFTIGFWIPQTSPLCFVPVTVAGEEFCDSPKQPFSCHAIQSLCVAMLIGGFLTGCITDATTDLTKAPFDASTELTDASTDSFTRLTDGTSQATSDLTEPTREFLSSTTPGAWFNADGMLNADHKKIAFVVVNFDNLEEDIARGSGEYLVSLSMLMGVPPDSRYRFLQSAQRQHGYIFDESQSRPESFRRLIKTLHVTSPYS, via the coding sequence ATGATTACCTATTTTCGCCACCTCTATCGTTTCACCATAGGGTTTTGGATTCCACAGACATCCCCTCTCTGTTTTGTGCCCGTTACCGTTGCAGGAGAGGAGTTCTGTGATAGCCCAAAGCAGCCGTTTTCCTGCCATGCCATACAAAGTTTGTGTGTCGCCATGCTTATAGGCGGATTTCTCACGGGGTGTATTACCGATGCCACCACTGACCTGACCAAAGCTCCTTTTGATGCTTCCACCGAGCTCACGGACGCTTCGACAGATTCATTTACCAGACTGACAGATGGGACCAGTCAAGCGACGAGCGATCTCACCGAGCCCACCAGAGAATTCCTCTCCAGCACGACACCGGGGGCCTGGTTCAATGCAGATGGCATGCTCAATGCTGACCATAAAAAGATTGCGTTTGTGGTCGTCAACTTTGATAATTTGGAAGAGGATATCGCCAGGGGATCCGGAGAATATCTGGTTTCGCTTTCGATGTTGATGGGTGTCCCCCCGGATTCCCGATACCGGTTTTTACAATCCGCACAACGGCAACATGGCTATATTTTTGATGAGAGCCAATCCAGGCCTGAATCATTTAGACGTCTGATCAAGACCTTACATGTGACGTCACCCTACTCGTAA
- a CDS encoding BON domain-containing protein, translated as MKHVKGCLMVLACVGLAGLGDVTFVSGHTLPGSVVVALDSVENSEQNLRDDDNNTLTPFDQSKGSEEDVEMTRRIRQELMADTTLSMNAHNIKIVTLNGKATLRGPVDTQDERRRILKIATLIVGLNNVINLLEVEND; from the coding sequence ATGAAGCATGTAAAAGGTTGTCTGATGGTTCTGGCCTGTGTTGGTCTGGCAGGGCTAGGGGATGTCACCTTCGTTTCCGGTCATACACTCCCGGGCTCCGTCGTTGTCGCCTTAGACTCGGTCGAAAATTCTGAACAAAACCTTCGGGACGATGATAACAATACATTAACTCCCTTCGATCAATCCAAAGGCAGTGAGGAGGATGTGGAAATGACCCGGCGTATCCGGCAGGAACTTATGGCCGATACCACCTTATCCATGAATGCCCATAATATTAAAATTGTCACGTTGAATGGAAAAGCCACCCTACGCGGACCGGTGGATACTCAGGATGAGCGAAGGCGGATTTTGAAAATCGCCACGTTAATTGTTGGCCTGAACAATGTCATAAATCTGCTTGAAGTGGAAAACGATTAA